Proteins encoded in a region of the Nostoc sp. UHCC 0926 genome:
- a CDS encoding non-ribosomal peptide synthetase yields the protein MITEQFLANLQTKGVKIWIDGDQLGCRAPKGIMTADIQQELKERKTEILAFLKEAQTATQSNSFPLVPVSRDEELALSFAQQRMWFLYQLDKESPFYNESCQLRIVGKLSVTTLEQSINEIIRRHEALRTSFAVREGIPFQTIVSTVTINIPVIDLQGLAEASVQEIVTQEVRKPFDLDSIPLLRATLLRQEVESHLLILTMHHIITDGWSMGIFFKELEVLYHAFTKGQPNPLPELTIQYADFALWQRKWLTKEVQEKQLKYWKQQLADAPPLLELPTDYPRPPVQTFSGATKKFQIEEHLTSQLITLSQKSGVTLFMTLLAAFDILLHRYSGQDDICIGSPFANRDRQEVDSLIGCFVNTLVLRTQIEDNSSFSQFLQQVRSVVWDAHAHQNLPFEQVVEALQPERSLSYNPLFQVVFVLENFSLDTLELPDISLTPEMVERGTSQFDLSLSIWQTQKGLIGSWEYNSDLFEADTIARMTGHFQTMLSAIAAHPDQRIEELPLLTEPERHQLLMEWNNTQANYPQDKCIHQLFEEQVERTPDAVAVVFGDQKLTYEQLNSQANQLAHYLQSLGVRADVLVGLCVERSLSMIVGILGILKAGGAYVPLDPEYPQERLNFMLEDTGLSVVLTQEKLVDKLGDHFRRGFAERKADVICLDSNWEIINQQTKQNPTTSIKADNLAYVMYTSGSTGQPKGVAVDHRAVNRLVINTNYIDIKPTDVIAQASNYAFDAATFEIWGALLHGARLVGVSKELALSPQDFAAFMRSQGISVLFLTTALFNQIAQEVPSAFNSLRHLLFGGEAVDPKWVKEVLKNGAPQRLLHVYGPTENTTFSSWYLVQELSEDATNIPIGRAIANTQVYILDKNLQPVPVGVPGELHIGGAGLAQGYLHRPETTAEKFIEIELFDQIERVYKTGDLVRSLPDGNIEYIGRIDNQVKIRGFRIELGEIETVLSQYPHVQASCAIAREDIPGDKRLVAYIVPQKEQTLTVSELRSFMKSKLPEYMVPSAIVILEGLPLTSNGKLDRRALPAPDLHSQLSDKYVAPRNPIEEILSGIWAQVLKVERVGIHDNFFELGGHSLLATQIISRIPEAFGTSLPLRSLFKSPTVAQLSEVIASELQTGSSLVLPAILPVSTRQDIPLSWAQERLWFLHHLEGESGAYTIPFAVRLEGNINVKALSGAIEAIVGRHEVLRTRFEIKDDKPVQVIDPNINITLPVVDLQNVADPWKQVEQLAIKEAYKPFDLARDPMLRVKMWQVAQQEYVLLLVIHHIAADGWSIGVLIRELSAHYRTISTGSSVELPELSVQYADFTVWQRQWLINQVLERQLSYWKQELAGAPPLLELPTDRPRPAIQTFKGGIERFQLDASLTSALRQISQESGSTLFMTLLAAFVVLMSRYSGQKDLVVGSPIANRNRKEIEELIGFFVNILPLRFDLSRELTFADLLTQVRQVTQNAYEHQDLPFEILVEQLQPERKLNRNPLVQVVFVLQNAPSSGWDLPGLSVEKMPWGLDAARFDLELNFWETRSGLEGYCCYSSDLFDGATIARMMQHFQNLLEAICLQHTGAIAANPQQPVALLPLLTQQERHQLLMEWNNIQVNYPQDKCIHQLFEEQVKRTPNAVAVVYGNQQLTYQQLNTRANQLAHYLRSLGVGADVLVGLCVERSLSMVVGLLGILKAGGAYVPLDPEYPQDRLSFMLEDAQVSVLVTQQQLVESLPKHQARVVCLDIDWEKIAQNNESNLEKTATPDNLAYVIYTSGSTGKPKGVLVNHSNVARLFAATDSWYNFNQDDVWTMFHSYAFDFSVWEIWGALLYGGRLVVVPYLVTRSPESFYELLCQEKVTILNQTPSAFRQLIQAEQSIATAGDLKLRLVIFGGEALELKSLQPWFERHGDSLPQLVNMYGITETTVHVTYRPLSKADLNHTASIIGRPISDLQVYVLDEHKQLVPIGVPGEMYIGGEGVTRGYLNRPELTDERFICHPFSNNPKARLYKTGDKARYLPNGELEYLGRIDNQVKIRGFRIELGEIEVVLSQHPLVQESVVVIREDTSGDKRTSASLSTSLVAYLVPAVHQKTLPQQVAQWQTEYVSDWQMLYEQAYSQRSASTDDLTFNITGWNSSYTRQPIPDGEMQEWVENTVSRILAGLPKRVLEIGCGTGLLLSRIAKHCQQYWGCDYSIAAIQHVEQICSTVDGLAHVRLLHQMADNFENIPQGEFDTVILNSVVQYFPSVEYLLQVIEGAIAAFAQQGTLFVGDVRSLPLLEPYHAAVQLSQAAEDRTIEQWQRMVHQSVAVEEELVIDPSFFIALQTRFPQITGVEIQPKRGYAQNELTQFRYDVTLHIGADVQTTSVPWLNWQLNALSFTRIQHQLQQEQPELLGIRRVPNQRVQQALQIWQWLENPPAVETVSQVRQVLAQQPTVGINPEQFCQLGQQLGYTVHLSWWESSQDGCYDVVLCRNNSTQISDVQRAIAFWDTSAVTTKPWADYTNNPLRGKLVQKLVPQVREYIQQKLPDYMVPQAFVVLNALPLTLNGKVDRRSLPSPDTATRSLSTGFVLPRTPIEAQLVRIWSQVLGVESIGVKDNFFELGGHSLLATQVLSEINSAFGLDLSIQIMFESPTVAGIAEYIKVMDWATQNLPVKEVSVEIVEL from the coding sequence ATGATCACAGAACAGTTTTTAGCTAACCTGCAAACAAAAGGCGTAAAAATCTGGATTGACGGAGATCAACTTGGCTGTCGCGCTCCTAAAGGAATAATGACAGCAGACATACAGCAGGAACTTAAAGAGCGAAAAACAGAAATCCTTGCTTTTCTTAAAGAAGCTCAAACAGCTACACAATCTAACTCTTTCCCCTTAGTGCCAGTTTCTAGGGATGAGGAGTTAGCTTTATCTTTTGCACAGCAGAGGATGTGGTTTCTTTATCAACTAGATAAGGAAAGCCCATTTTACAATGAAAGTTGCCAACTGCGGATTGTTGGAAAGCTCTCAGTGACGACCTTAGAACAGAGTATCAACGAAATTATCCGCCGTCATGAAGCCTTAAGAACTAGCTTTGCTGTGAGAGAGGGCATCCCTTTTCAGACGATTGTGTCCACTGTCACCATAAATATACCTGTGATAGACTTGCAGGGTTTAGCAGAAGCCTCAGTGCAAGAAATAGTCACTCAGGAAGTTCGCAAACCCTTTGACTTGGATAGTATTCCTTTGTTGCGAGCCACTCTACTGCGCCAGGAAGTGGAATCTCACTTGTTAATTTTGACCATGCATCACATCATTACCGATGGCTGGTCAATGGGAATATTCTTCAAAGAGTTAGAAGTCCTTTATCATGCTTTTACTAAAGGGCAACCAAATCCTTTACCAGAGTTAACGATACAATACGCTGATTTTGCTCTCTGGCAACGCAAATGGTTAACTAAAGAAGTTCAAGAAAAGCAACTTAAGTACTGGAAACAACAGTTAGCTGACGCACCGCCCTTATTGGAGTTGCCAACAGATTATCCGCGGCCACCAGTCCAGACTTTCTCTGGTGCTACCAAAAAATTTCAAATCGAAGAACATTTAACCTCTCAATTAATAACTCTCAGCCAGAAGTCAGGTGTCACCTTATTTATGACTCTGCTGGCAGCTTTTGACATTCTACTCCATCGTTACAGTGGTCAAGATGATATTTGTATCGGTTCGCCTTTTGCTAACCGCGATCGCCAAGAAGTTGATTCACTAATCGGCTGTTTTGTCAACACTTTGGTGTTGCGTACTCAGATTGAAGATAATTCTAGTTTCTCTCAATTCCTCCAACAAGTTCGATCTGTTGTCTGGGATGCCCATGCACACCAAAATCTACCATTTGAGCAAGTGGTAGAAGCACTACAGCCGGAACGTTCTCTTAGCTACAACCCCTTGTTTCAAGTAGTGTTTGTTTTGGAAAATTTCTCCCTCGATACTTTAGAGTTACCTGATATTAGTCTGACTCCAGAGATGGTAGAGCGGGGTACATCTCAGTTCGATTTGAGCCTCTCGATTTGGCAGACACAAAAGGGATTAATTGGGTCGTGGGAATATAACAGTGATTTGTTTGAGGCGGATACAATCGCTAGGATGACAGGTCATTTCCAGACAATGCTCTCAGCAATTGCTGCTCATCCCGACCAAAGAATTGAAGAATTGCCTTTGCTAACTGAGCCAGAACGGCATCAGTTATTAATGGAATGGAATAATACCCAGGCGAATTATCCTCAGGATAAGTGTATCCATCAATTGTTTGAGGAACAGGTTGAACGCACCCCAGATGCAGTGGCGGTGGTGTTCGGCGATCAAAAACTAACTTACGAGCAGTTGAACAGTCAGGCTAACCAGTTGGCTCATTACTTGCAGTCTTTAGGTGTGAGAGCAGATGTGCTGGTTGGGTTGTGTGTAGAACGCTCACTCTCAATGATTGTAGGAATTTTAGGCATTCTCAAAGCAGGTGGGGCTTATGTGCCACTTGACCCAGAGTATCCCCAAGAGCGTTTAAACTTTATGCTCGAAGATACTGGGCTATCAGTTGTCTTGACTCAAGAAAAACTAGTTGACAAACTAGGCGATCACTTCCGGCGCGGCTTTGCCGAACGCAAAGCTGATGTAATTTGCTTAGACTCAAACTGGGAGATCATCAATCAACAAACAAAACAGAACCCGACTACCAGCATCAAAGCTGATAACTTAGCTTATGTGATGTACACAAGCGGTTCTACAGGTCAACCCAAAGGAGTTGCTGTTGATCACCGAGCCGTGAACCGCTTGGTAATCAACACAAACTACATCGACATCAAACCAACAGATGTCATTGCACAAGCTTCAAATTACGCTTTCGACGCTGCGACTTTCGAGATTTGGGGTGCGCTACTGCATGGGGCGCGGTTAGTAGGGGTGAGCAAAGAGTTGGCTCTTTCTCCACAAGATTTCGCTGCCTTTATGCGATCGCAAGGTATCAGCGTATTATTCTTGACAACTGCCTTGTTCAATCAAATTGCTCAGGAAGTCCCTTCTGCCTTCAATTCACTACGGCATCTTCTATTTGGCGGCGAAGCGGTTGATCCTAAATGGGTAAAAGAAGTACTGAAAAATGGTGCGCCACAACGACTACTTCATGTTTATGGGCCAACAGAGAATACCACATTTAGTTCCTGGTACTTAGTGCAGGAACTAAGCGAAGACGCTACAAATATTCCTATTGGTCGTGCGATCGCTAATACCCAAGTTTATATATTAGATAAAAATCTCCAACCAGTACCTGTGGGTGTACCAGGAGAATTGCACATTGGTGGTGCTGGATTAGCACAAGGCTATCTCCATCGTCCTGAAACTACCGCCGAAAAATTTATTGAAATTGAATTATTCGATCAAATTGAGCGAGTTTACAAAACTGGGGATTTAGTACGCTCTTTACCAGATGGCAATATTGAATACATAGGACGCATTGACAATCAAGTAAAAATTCGGGGTTTCCGCATCGAATTGGGCGAAATCGAAACAGTTCTGAGCCAATATCCCCATGTGCAGGCATCTTGTGCGATCGCCCGTGAGGACATTCCTGGAGACAAACGCTTAGTCGCTTACATTGTGCCTCAAAAAGAGCAGACACTTACAGTAAGCGAACTGCGTAGCTTTATGAAGTCAAAGTTACCAGAGTATATGGTGCCAAGTGCAATAGTGATCTTAGAAGGTCTACCGCTTACCTCCAACGGGAAACTAGACCGCCGCGCACTGCCCGCACCTGATTTACACAGCCAATTATCGGACAAATATGTTGCCCCACGTAACCCAATCGAAGAAATTCTCTCAGGAATTTGGGCGCAAGTGCTAAAAGTAGAGCGAGTGGGCATACATGATAACTTCTTTGAATTAGGGGGACACTCGCTACTAGCGACCCAAATAATTTCTCGCATACCAGAAGCCTTTGGGACTTCATTACCGTTGCGTTCTTTATTTAAATCACCAACAGTTGCTCAGTTAAGTGAAGTCATCGCATCTGAACTTCAAACTGGTTCGAGTCTAGTGCTTCCGGCAATTTTACCCGTTTCCACAAGACAAGATATACCTTTATCTTGGGCGCAGGAGCGCTTGTGGTTTCTCCATCATTTAGAAGGCGAGAGTGGTGCCTACACAATACCTTTTGCTGTACGCCTAGAGGGGAATATCAATGTCAAAGCATTGTCAGGGGCAATTGAGGCGATCGTGGGGCGGCATGAAGTTCTGCGGACTCGCTTTGAGATTAAGGATGACAAGCCAGTACAAGTTATAGACCCTAATATAAACATAACGTTACCAGTGGTGGATCTACAAAATGTGGCAGACCCCTGGAAACAAGTGGAGCAACTAGCAATAAAGGAAGCATACAAACCATTCGATCTGGCTAGAGATCCTATGTTGCGGGTCAAGATGTGGCAAGTTGCTCAACAGGAGTATGTACTGCTATTAGTCATTCACCATATTGCTGCTGATGGTTGGTCAATAGGCGTTTTGATCCGCGAACTGTCTGCCCATTATCGAACCATTTCCACAGGTAGTTCTGTTGAATTACCAGAGTTATCTGTACAGTATGCCGACTTTACCGTTTGGCAGCGCCAATGGCTGATAAATCAGGTACTAGAGCGTCAGTTAAGCTACTGGAAGCAGGAGTTAGCGGGAGCGCCACCTTTGTTGGAATTGCCTACAGACCGCCCCCGCCCAGCTATCCAGACTTTTAAAGGAGGAATCGAGCGATTTCAACTAGATGCTTCGCTGACTTCTGCGCTTAGACAGATTAGCCAAGAGTCAGGAAGCACTCTGTTTATGACACTGCTGGCGGCTTTTGTCGTGTTAATGTCCCGCTACAGTGGACAAAAGGATCTTGTAGTTGGCTCTCCAATTGCTAATCGCAACCGGAAAGAAATTGAAGAGTTAATTGGATTTTTTGTCAACATCTTACCACTGAGGTTCGATTTATCAAGAGAACTGACCTTTGCAGATTTATTGACGCAGGTACGACAGGTAACTCAAAATGCCTACGAACATCAGGATTTGCCTTTCGAGATATTAGTCGAACAGTTGCAACCAGAGCGAAAATTGAATCGTAATCCACTGGTACAGGTGGTGTTTGTCCTCCAGAATGCCCCCTCCTCTGGTTGGGATCTGCCTGGCTTAAGCGTGGAGAAAATGCCTTGGGGTCTTGATGCAGCGCGGTTTGACCTGGAACTAAACTTTTGGGAAACTCGGTCAGGTCTTGAGGGCTATTGCTGTTACAGCAGCGATTTATTTGATGGGGCAACTATTGCCCGCATGATGCAGCATTTCCAGAATTTGCTAGAAGCGATATGCTTACAGCACACTGGCGCGATCGCGGCAAATCCACAACAGCCAGTGGCTTTACTCCCCTTGCTCACACAGCAGGAGCGTCATCAACTGTTGATGGAATGGAACAATATTCAGGTAAATTATCCCCAAGATAAATGTATTCATCAGTTGTTTGAGGAGCAGGTAAAGCGTACTCCAAATGCCGTGGCGGTAGTGTATGGAAATCAGCAATTGACTTACCAGCAGTTGAATACTCGTGCAAATCAATTGGCGCATTACTTGCGCTCATTAGGTGTGGGAGCCGATGTACTGGTCGGGTTGTGTGTGGAGCGATCGCTCTCAATGGTGGTAGGACTACTTGGTATTCTTAAGGCGGGTGGTGCTTATGTACCTCTTGACCCAGAGTATCCCCAAGACCGCTTGAGCTTTATGTTAGAAGATGCTCAAGTATCGGTACTTGTAACCCAACAGCAATTAGTAGAATCTCTGCCTAAACATCAAGCGCGTGTCGTTTGCTTAGATATCGATTGGGAAAAAATTGCTCAAAACAATGAGTCAAATCTGGAAAAAACTGCCACACCTGATAACCTAGCATACGTAATTTACACTTCTGGTTCCACAGGTAAGCCTAAAGGCGTTTTAGTCAATCACTCTAATGTAGCTCGTTTGTTTGCAGCAACAGACTCTTGGTATAACTTCAATCAAGATGATGTGTGGACAATGTTCCACTCTTATGCATTCGACTTCTCAGTATGGGAAATTTGGGGTGCTTTGCTGTATGGTGGACGACTGGTAGTAGTGCCGTACTTGGTGACGCGATCGCCCGAATCCTTTTATGAATTATTGTGTCAAGAAAAAGTCACAATTCTCAATCAAACCCCTTCAGCTTTCCGCCAGTTAATTCAAGCCGAACAGTCAATCGCAACAGCTGGCGACTTGAAATTACGCTTAGTAATTTTCGGTGGGGAAGCCTTAGAACTCAAGAGTTTGCAGCCTTGGTTTGAACGTCATGGCGACTCCTTGCCCCAATTAGTAAATATGTACGGGATTACAGAAACTACTGTACACGTCACTTACCGCCCATTGAGCAAAGCTGATTTAAATCACACAGCTAGTATCATTGGTCGCCCGATATCTGACTTACAGGTGTATGTACTGGATGAACATAAACAGTTAGTACCGATTGGCGTTCCTGGTGAGATGTACATTGGTGGGGAAGGAGTGACACGCGGCTATCTCAATCGTCCTGAATTGACAGATGAACGCTTTATTTGTCATCCTTTTAGCAACAATCCCAAAGCGCGACTATACAAAACAGGAGACAAGGCGCGTTATTTGCCTAATGGCGAGTTGGAGTATTTAGGACGCATCGACAATCAAGTAAAGATTCGCGGTTTCCGTATCGAGTTAGGCGAAATTGAAGTAGTTTTAAGCCAACACCCCTTGGTACAGGAGAGTGTCGTCGTCATCAGAGAAGACACCTCTGGAGATAAACGCACTTCGGCTTCGCTCAGTACAAGTCTTGTGGCTTACTTAGTGCCTGCTGTTCATCAAAAAACATTACCCCAGCAGGTTGCCCAATGGCAGACCGAGTACGTTAGTGACTGGCAAATGCTCTATGAACAAGCTTATAGCCAGCGATCGGCATCCACAGATGACCTCACGTTCAATATTACTGGCTGGAATAGTAGTTATACCAGGCAACCCATCCCAGATGGGGAAATGCAGGAGTGGGTTGAGAATACAGTCAGCCGAATTTTGGCTGGTCTTCCGAAACGGGTACTAGAAATTGGTTGTGGAACAGGGTTACTGCTATCTCGCATTGCCAAGCACTGTCAACAGTATTGGGGATGTGATTATTCTATTGCCGCCATACAGCACGTTGAGCAGATATGCTCCACGGTTGATGGTCTAGCTCATGTGCGGCTGCTACACCAAATGGCGGATAACTTTGAAAATATCCCTCAAGGAGAATTCGACACTGTTATTTTGAACTCAGTAGTGCAGTATTTCCCCAGTGTTGAGTATTTGTTGCAGGTGATAGAAGGAGCGATCGCGGCGTTCGCCCAACAGGGTACGCTATTCGTGGGTGATGTCCGCAGCTTACCATTGCTGGAGCCATACCATGCAGCTGTGCAGTTGTCCCAAGCTGCTGAGGATAGAACTATTGAGCAATGGCAGCGAATGGTACATCAGAGTGTGGCTGTTGAAGAAGAATTGGTCATCGACCCCAGTTTCTTCATCGCCCTCCAGACACGCTTTCCTCAAATTACTGGGGTGGAAATTCAGCCCAAACGCGGTTACGCGCAAAATGAGCTAACCCAATTCCGCTATGATGTTACCCTTCATATCGGTGCTGATGTTCAAACTACTAGCGTTCCTTGGCTAAACTGGCAACTCAATGCCCTTTCATTCACACGAATTCAACATCAACTGCAACAAGAACAGCCAGAACTGTTGGGAATCAGGCGCGTGCCGAATCAACGAGTACAGCAAGCACTACAGATTTGGCAATGGTTGGAAAATCCCCCGGCTGTAGAAACAGTCAGCCAAGTGCGGCAGGTATTAGCACAACAGCCAACGGTTGGGATCAATCCAGAGCAGTTTTGCCAATTGGGGCAGCAACTCGGTTACACTGTCCACCTAAGTTGGTGGGAGAGTAGTCAGGATGGTTGCTATGATGTGGTGTTGTGCCGCAATAATTCAACGCAGATATCTGACGTACAAAGGGCAATCGCCTTTTGGGATACTTCAGCCGTTACAACCAAACCCTGGGCTGACTATACTAACAATCCCCTACGCGGCAAGTTAGTCCAAAAACTGGTGCCGCAGGTGCGTGAATATATCCAACAAAAGCTACCCGATTACATGGTGCCGCAGGCTTTTGTCGTCCTCAATGCCCTGCCGTTGACACTCAATGGCAAGGTGGATCGCCGCTCCCTGCCTTCACCTGATACAGCCACAAGAAGTCTTTCTACTGGCTTTGTTTTACCTCGCACCCCAATTGAAGCTCAACTGGTTCGGATCTGGAGTCAAGTCCTGGGAGTTGAAAGTATTGGTGTTAAGGACAACTTCTTTGAGCTAGGTGGTCATTCCCTACTAGCTACCCAAGTCCTCTCAGAGATCAACTCAGCTTTTGGACTCGATCTGTCTATACAGATAATGTTTGAGTCTCCTACAGTAGCCGGGATAGCAGAATACATCAAAGTAATGGATTGGGCAACACAAAATTTGCCAGTAAAAGAAGTCAGCGTCGAAATAGTGGAGTTATGA